A genomic region of Dunckerocampus dactyliophorus isolate RoL2022-P2 chromosome 8, RoL_Ddac_1.1, whole genome shotgun sequence contains the following coding sequences:
- the LOC129186686 gene encoding B9 domain-containing protein 2-like, with amino-acid sequence MAELHVIGQLVGASGFPQSSLFCKWGVHTGGAWRHLSGLKQGQTQVDTPQTGDTAYWSHPIDVHYATKGLQGWPKLHLQVWYQDSFGRCQLFGYGYCHVPSSPGHHRIRCATWRPLGSWQEQLSQMFVGGGLQLRSPDLIYSGADRYRLHTAAMGTVELELNVIMRHFDKYGVDS; translated from the coding sequence ATGGCGGAGCTGCACGTCATCGGTCAGCTCGTCGGGGCTTCAGGTTTCCCTCAGAGTAGCCTCTTTTGTAAATGGGGTGTCCACACCGGAGGAGCATGGCGTCATCTCTCCGGCTTGAAGCAGGGTCAGACTCAGGTGGACACCCCTCAAACAGGAGACACGGCGTACTGGAGCCACCCAATTGATGTGCATTACGCCACCAAGGGGCTCCAAGGCTGGCCGAAGCTTCACCTCCAGGTGTGGTACCAGGACTCCTTCGGCCGCTGCCAGCTCTTCGGGTACGGCTACTGCCACGTACCCTCCAGCCCTGGACACCATCGAATAAGATGTGCCACCTGGAGGCCTCTCGGTTCCTGGCAGGAGCAGCTGTCGCAAATGTTCGTCGGTGGAGGACTCCAGCTCAGGAGCCCGGACCTTATCTACAGCGGGGCGGACAGGTACAGACTGCACACCGCCGCCATGGGGACTGTGGAACTGGAACTTAACGTCATCATGAGACACTTTGACAAATATGGCGTGGACAGTTAA
- the LOC129186687 gene encoding homeobox expressed in ES cells 1-like has protein sequence MSVSHDCLNADIESDEENHQQHGRHPSWANIQSPTSSWYIGRRPRTAFTNHQVNVLEAVFQVNCYPGIQLREHLAGRLDLDEDRIQIWFQNRRAKLRRFLRESRLRMVQSAVADLRMKVMSQLRSNDQQVGDEKE, from the exons ATGAGTGTGTCACATGACTGTTTAAATGCAGACATCGAGTCAGACGAAGAGAACCATCAACAACATGGTCGTCATCCTTCCTGGGCGAACATACAGAGTCCGACTTCTAGCTGGTACATCGGACGTAGACCTCGAACTGCCTTCACGAATCACCAA gtgAATGTTCTGGAAGCTGTGTTTCAGGTCAACTGTTATCCAGGCATCCAGCTTAGGGAACATCTGGCCGGGAGACTGGATCTGGATGAGGACCGCATAcag ATATGGTTCCAGAACCGGCGGGCCAAACTAAGACGATTCCTCAGAGAGAGTAGACTGAGAATGGTACAGTCGGCCGTTGCTGACCTCAGGATGAAGGTCATGAGTCAGTTGAGGAGCAATGACCAGCAGGTGGGGGATGAGAAGGAATGA